agtgtagaaaacatttAGATCacagactgatcaggtgaatccaggtgaacgctATGCTCCCTTATTATCACTTGTTAAATCTCTTGGGAAAGGACtcacaagtaagcatttcactggaaagtctacacctgttgtattcagagcatgtgacaaatcaccTTATCCGTCCCCATGGAGGGTTGCTAAAGGACCCGCATGGGAGGCATAAATGTACATTAATGTCACATCATAAATACTTGATACATATTCCCTTCAGGTGACGCCTTCCTCAGTCTATCAACAGACATCGAGTCGGCTTACAAGGAGTACCTGTCCAACTACAACGCCGTCACAGCGTTAGAGAACAGCTACAAACAGAAAGAATCCCTGTGGACTGAGATGGTGAAAGTCATCAAGTCCTCAGCGTacgtttatctctctctctctgcatttctgTTCCTATCCTGGCCCCAAATCTATGGTCGTTTTCATGTTAAACACTCAATAGGGCTAACAGCACAAACCCATCTGGGTCCAGGCGAACTTTGACCTTTTGTTCACAATGAAATACAATGTCCATCCTTCAGTATTGTCACAgtgtatgtgttgatacaggccagaggtgaatgtatGTACCTTTATCTCACTTTCTGCATTCCTGTTCGTACCATACATTGTCCAATTGAAATACAATACTGAAATTGCCCTTAATATCACACCCCATGTAAAAAATTTTACGGATGTCAAAATACAGCTTTCTCACATTACAAATCTAGAAAAGACACGTTTAGACTATGTTGTGTACAGGCCAGAGGTGAATGCTACCTCTCTGAGCTTCTTCCTGGTGATGCCAGTCCAAAGGATCGCTCgctaccctcttctcctccagaCCATCATGAAACATACAGACCCTGGGCACCCGGCCTACTCTCTCCTGGAGCAGACTGCCCACGCCGCCGTAGCCGTCAACTGCAGGATCAATGAGTACAAACGCTTCCGAGAAGTTGGTGAGGACACATGCTGGCTATCACGTTCTTGTAATCAAATCCTATGATTGGTTTTACTATTCAGACCAAGGATATTGATAGATTGTGGGCATTTGCCTTCACTTTTTTTCCTGAACACCCATATTAGAATTTCTTGTCTTCTCATCACAGCCGACAAATACAAGAAGACGGAAACCTTGACGATAAGGGATAAGATAAATCGTCTGAATAGCCACAGCATCGCAAAGAAGACTGCCAGACTGAGTCAGTTCATCAAGCATGAGACGGGGATTGCACCAAAGGTAAGGCACTTTCCGTACCTGTTCCTGATGTTCTTCACTCAGCCATAAAATGAAACTACAAGCCCTTCTTCAGCACCTTTAGGTTAATAATTAAACATAGGGAATGGGAAAAGCTGTGAGATAACATATTACATGACCAGTGTTTACTTCTTAAAAGGTTAAGCTGTAGTCGAACCTTGATTCACACCTCCGGGGAGCATTTATTACATAAAGTATGTAGAGAGTAGTTGAATACAATGACACGTGCTATGTTGGTGGCGTGTCACATGGTTATGAGTATTCCCTTGCGGACATTTCTAGACATATTATTCATCAAGTCACAAACTGAAGCTCTGGGGGTCTCTTTTTATCAATGGATGGTAGAACATTCTTACTTAAATCTCTGTAAAAATGTATTGAATTTGCTGTTTAATAACTGCCCTCGCTTCAATTCCAGTTGGTTGATGAGGAGTTTGATACCTTGGAGGGCTTTTTCTATCTCCTTGAAAATGGTATCGCCGTGCTTCATGAAAATGTGGAGACGTATCTCAGCCATCTGCAGGTGAGCTTTTGTAGACCCGATCCCTTTGCGGTGGAGACCATCACCATGACAGCATTGGAATCACGTTGTTTACACCTGGCTTTCCACTCAACATACAATTAGTGCCCAATCCCTTTAGATTCACTTCTAGCTTGATATCCTCTTCTCACTAAATAATGAGCACGGTTGGATCGGTAATCCTCCTCGCCAGCTGTCAACTACAACTACTTGGCTCATGTTTCAGTGGTGAGCATTTGAAAATGTAAAGATGTTGTAAGAAAATCTGTTTTAAGTTTTCAACCTCCTTCACATTGCCGCACCTATTTGAATGCAGAgtctccccactgtcaaacagCCGCTGCCTGTCATAAACCATGCATTTCTGACGACTACCTCAGCTTTCTGTTTGCGTTTCCCGTGTCTAGATATAGTTGACGTGGCATCTTTTCTTCCATCGTTCTATTACAGAGATTCCTCAGCTGTCGACCGGAGGAGTTTGACCTTGACATGGACGGCGAGAAGCCTGCTATATGCTACAAGGAAATCACAGCAGCATTGAGACAATGGATACTTCCTACATTTGTGAGTCAAGCCAAAGTACCACTTTGTTATGCATGCTACAACAATGGGCATCGAATATGTTGGCTcggaggacagaccatttttattgAATTGCGCCCATGGTCGTGTTTCACTTTCCCACATGTCCTTCAGGCTTCAGATTGCACTGCCCGGACCTCACGCCTCTATCCATCGCCCTCCCCCACTCAATATTCCCTAAtatttccctcttcctctccccatcccccactCAACAtccaggagaagaggatgaggacGTTGGTCCACAAGCCCCTCTGTGCCCTTCGAGAACTGCTGGTGGGGCCTCGTAACCTGATCCGTAAGCGCCTGGACAAGCTGCTTGACTACGAGCTGATCGAAGAGAAGCCCAGTCTGAGCTACGATGAGCAGGCGGTGGCTAACACCTATAAGACCATCAACACGTTACTCCTCAACGAGCTGCCCCAGTTCAATGGCCTGGCCCTCACCTTGCTCTGGGGCATGCTGGGGGCCTTCAGCTGCCTGCACAAGGACCTGGCTGCAGACATGGAGCAGCTCTTCCAGGGCTTTGCCCAACAGGTGGGGTAGTAGGTACACCACAGTCACTGTAGAAGGGTTTAGAGGGGGGTAGCAAGATACACTTAAGTATAGGGTATCTGTGGACGACCAATGCTGACCATTGCAATTGACCATTTCAGCCAGTGAATCTGCTGTCCGTTgtttatacactgaacaaaaatataaaagcaacatgtaaagtgttggtcccatgtttcatgagctgaaataaaagatcccagaaatgttctagaCGCACAGAAAGCTTCTCTCAAATGgtgtgcacaaattagtttacgtccctgttagtgagcatttctcctttgccaagataagcATGTTGTGTTGCAGTTTTCTTGATTAGTGAGAACTATACCTAAGGCCAGAGATGCAGCTGAACTTGAACTTGACTATCGTTCTAAACTTGTTTTGTCTGACCTCTCTTTGCAGCTCCCTCACAGTTCCCTGGAGCCCAATGCATTCTGGGAGTGGGCAGAGTGTTCGGTGCTGGAGGGTGCGAGGATGCTGGAGACTCTGTGTCGGAATGTGGAGGACCAACTCAATGCCCCCATTGTCCAGGTCAGTCCCAACAGAAGCTGCACTATAATATGTTGTTTGGTTGGTGGTGATGTGACTTGTTGCCGGGGAACATCGCCAGGGACAGTGCGTGTATACATCCACAGCCTCACACAGCAGGACGATTCATACTAGACCCATTCACTGTAAATGTTCTTATTATCTGAATCCATCATGTGTTTGGAATAACCTGAATTGGATCAGGATGGTTATTTATATTAGCCTTAGAGTTGTGGTGTTACCCGTTGAgtaatctctcgtggacagacgGGCGACTAACCAAATTGTGCAGTATTTTAGTTCCGTGTTGACCGAGATGAGCTGTTTACCTGTTGAAGGTTCTGAGGAAGGTGTGCTGCctgaggggacagtactgtaacTAAGCGTAAGCCATTTGTCAAAACTAACACACTAGGACATGTCACGTTCACAAAGCACAAACTTTCTGTTTAACATGCAGAAATAGCAAACTGGAAATTCCATTACCTTTCCTCCCCAGTTAGAACAGAAAGCGCCATTCATTTTGCTTAGTCATAATGCAGTAATAACTTCACTCCAGCTAACGCGTGGCTCATATCGTCACCACTACGCATTACTTTAAGTGATGAGAATGTGAAGAAgccaagagaagaggagagaagagaaaaggtcTGGTTTCATGTCTCAGACTAATCTAGACTTCTCACACAGCCCATATTCAAATCAGtgttttatgtctttatgtctgcAGTGTGAGCAGCCCTCCGAAcagatgggccctggtcaaaagtagtgcactacatcggAAATAGCGTGCCATTTGCGATGGATCCTATATGATAGTAATGAGACTGTCAGATCTACAGGCATACATGACAGCAGTAGTGAGGATGGGTAGCTCATTTGTGGCCGGCGATGGCTCTCACTTACAGGCACCATTTCTACAGCAGTAGAAAGACATGGGATCACTTCATTAGCTGCTCTTAGGTGAGATAGTAAAGCCATAAACCTTACAAGTCACCCCGGGGGAAGCTAAGCAGGTGAACAAACACCAGGGTTAATGAGTGCTCACTCTTAATACACACTGGGTGAACAAAACATAGACCAGAGGGTTGGCAAACGTGTTCCTGGAGTGCTGCAGGTACTGCACGCTTTTGTTCCAACTAGTCACAACACCTGACcagctaattgatcagttcaaTGATTTCCTTAAATTCcacacacctggtcttccaggttGGTTAAATCAAAAACATCAAGTTTGCCTAACTCTGAcatactgaccaggtgaaagctataatccctaATTGATGccccttgttaaatccacttcaatcagtgtagatgaagggaaggagacaggttaaagaaggatttttaggcctcgagacaattgagacatggattgtgtgtgtgcctttcagaaggtgaatggggcaagaaaatatatttaagtgcctttgaatggggtatggtagtaggtgccaggcgcaccagtttgagtgagTCAAGAACTCCAATGCTGCTGTGCATTTCGCGCTCGACAGTTTACcgcgtgtatcaagaatggtcccaccacccaaaagacttccagccaacttaacacaactgtgggaaggatTGGGGACAAAATGGGCCAGCATCCGTGTGGAACACTTTCgagaccttgtagagtccattccccgacgaattgaggctgttctgagggcaaaagggggtgcaactgactattaggaaggtgttcctaatgttttgtacact
This window of the Oncorhynchus keta strain PuntledgeMale-10-30-2019 chromosome 4, Oket_V2, whole genome shotgun sequence genome carries:
- the LOC118375564 gene encoding rho guanine nucleotide exchange factor 37-like; its protein translation is MESPVRAEPATPTLASPAPRNHTPSLSPRAEAKEKRSEVSEGTADECEAVDTEEDPICLSLLSKMTVFVEAPAEDASEKAAAEEAAAKERAEREAQRQLLATEELIYTERNYLRLLQVCTCTIRSNLQKLQPPLPNLDSMFLYIEEVIDVSGRLLSLLDQKQVTPHDPLFLETLCDAFLSLSTDIESAYKEYLSNYNAVTALENSYKQKESLWTEMVKVIKSSAPEVNATSLSFFLVMPVQRIARYPLLLQTIMKHTDPGHPAYSLLEQTAHAAVAVNCRINEYKRFREVADKYKKTETLTIRDKINRLNSHSIAKKTARLSQFIKHETGIAPKLVDEEFDTLEGFFYLLENGIAVLHENVETYLSHLQRFLSCRPEEFDLDMDGEKPAICYKEITAALRQWILPTFEKRMRTLVHKPLCALRELLVGPRNLIRKRLDKLLDYELIEEKPSLSYDEQAVANTYKTINTLLLNELPQFNGLALTLLWGMLGAFSCLHKDLAADMEQLFQGFAQQLPHSSLEPNAFWEWAECSVLEGARMLETLCRNVEDQLNAPIVQPLSPGSQKCLKVLTDKHGSGKIYQLTGHVVGTRDLDLSLNRGELVAIISEMDTRGDRRRWLVDAGGPRGYVPSSKLVRYHQVTMDPPPSPHLTVTNMDCAGGVRRHSYTPDVRRHSFSPDTPQPVRTLSMTMPCFQVFAGYDFTARSSHEVSLRVGEPIRVLEPHDKRGSRDWSLVEVREQRGYVPSNYLAVVPTSTSPTTPYH